The following are from one region of the Symmachiella macrocystis genome:
- a CDS encoding redoxin domain-containing protein: MTTLGIGLFVALVLSASNLVAAEPVEAQAKPEVEQAEATDDLAEILAGHSYHGEVFNEGPRQKAYLMGGTGHVDFPVTTKNEEAQKFIDQGLGQLYGFWNFEAERSFRQAAALDPDCAMAYWGAAMANLGNQERAQGFITEADKRKEQASQREVMYIKAIKAYVTADEDKKEKRNNAYTKALENLILEFPDDREAKALLALHLYKSKNSSTSYFAVDSLLQDVFDAEPMHSAHHFRIHLWDHRHPEKAIPSAALCGQTSPSIAHMWHMPGHIFSRLKRYHDAAWQQEASARVDHAHMMRDRVMPDQIENFAHNNEWFIRNLIHVGRVHDAVDLAKNMTELPRHPRYNSFEKKGSSKYGRQRLFQVLRTYELWDDIIALSQTPYLEPTDVDEEQIQRLRHLGMAYFLTGDVNQGREQIAAVQSRLDAKLQEQKDAVHAAEEKAKATDVEEQATTSSDDKQAKQEGSDKKSNKDDAVTKARNQFNSEIKELKSTLNALKGYEAVSQGEYQNAYKLLKKADDVDPLYLAKVQWLTGDKDEQDKAEKSIRKEVKSNENEVHPLAILVETLWQSGKKKEAREVFEELRKLSAAIDLDVPVFARLTPIAEELEYPADWRVAATPALDIGKRPPLDSLGPFRWRPSPSQEWALKDAEGKIRSSAEFKGQPHIVIFYLGSGCLHCAKQLQAFAPKVSDFEAAGLSMVAISTDDQKGLKVSIDNYDKKGMPIPLVSNSDLDVFKAYRVYDDFENQPLHGTFIIDGDGKVLWQDISYEPFMDAEFVLKEATRLLGNTWDDEQEKQKTGAGKQAATFHPSGHTTDSLETVHQRLADKSAVLVDVREQGEWDAGHLETAVLVPLSELKRDAANQKFAEQLMKTLPLGKIIYCHCQSGARVLAASLLFKELGYDVRPLKAGYGQLLKAGIP; the protein is encoded by the coding sequence TTGACGACGCTTGGAATCGGACTATTTGTCGCCCTTGTGCTGTCTGCCTCAAACCTCGTGGCGGCAGAGCCCGTTGAAGCGCAAGCAAAACCTGAGGTTGAGCAGGCCGAAGCAACGGATGACCTCGCGGAGATTCTGGCGGGGCATTCCTATCATGGTGAAGTCTTCAACGAAGGGCCGCGGCAGAAGGCCTACCTGATGGGGGGGACTGGGCATGTCGATTTTCCGGTCACCACAAAAAATGAAGAGGCGCAAAAGTTTATCGACCAAGGGCTGGGGCAGTTGTACGGCTTCTGGAATTTCGAAGCAGAACGTTCGTTTCGTCAGGCGGCTGCTTTAGACCCTGATTGTGCGATGGCGTATTGGGGCGCCGCAATGGCCAACCTGGGGAATCAAGAACGCGCGCAGGGATTTATCACAGAGGCCGACAAGCGGAAAGAACAGGCTTCCCAGCGAGAAGTGATGTACATCAAGGCGATTAAAGCCTACGTCACGGCCGACGAGGACAAAAAAGAGAAGCGCAACAATGCCTATACCAAGGCGCTGGAGAACCTGATTCTCGAATTCCCCGATGATCGGGAAGCGAAGGCGTTATTGGCTTTGCATTTGTACAAGTCAAAAAACTCAAGCACCAGCTATTTTGCAGTTGATTCGCTGCTGCAAGATGTTTTCGACGCGGAGCCGATGCATTCGGCGCACCATTTTCGCATCCATCTTTGGGATCATCGCCATCCGGAAAAAGCGATCCCCTCAGCTGCATTGTGTGGTCAAACCTCTCCCAGCATAGCCCATATGTGGCATATGCCGGGGCATATTTTCTCGCGATTGAAACGCTACCACGATGCGGCATGGCAACAGGAAGCCTCAGCGCGGGTTGATCATGCGCATATGATGCGTGATCGCGTGATGCCGGATCAAATAGAAAATTTTGCCCATAACAACGAATGGTTTATCCGCAACCTGATTCATGTCGGCCGTGTTCACGATGCTGTCGACTTGGCCAAAAACATGACGGAGTTGCCGCGTCACCCGCGTTACAACTCATTCGAGAAAAAAGGGAGCAGCAAATACGGGCGTCAGAGACTATTCCAGGTCCTGCGGACGTATGAACTTTGGGACGATATCATTGCCTTGTCACAAACGCCTTATCTTGAACCGACCGATGTCGACGAAGAGCAAATTCAACGACTGCGCCATTTGGGAATGGCTTACTTTTTAACCGGAGATGTGAACCAAGGCCGTGAACAGATCGCAGCAGTCCAAAGTCGACTCGATGCCAAACTGCAGGAACAGAAAGATGCGGTGCACGCTGCCGAAGAGAAGGCCAAGGCGACTGACGTAGAAGAACAGGCAACAACATCTTCAGACGACAAGCAGGCGAAACAGGAAGGATCCGATAAAAAATCTAACAAGGACGATGCTGTCACCAAAGCGCGGAATCAGTTCAATTCGGAGATTAAGGAGCTGAAAAGTACCCTTAATGCTCTGAAAGGATACGAGGCCGTTTCCCAAGGCGAATATCAAAACGCATACAAGCTATTGAAGAAGGCCGACGACGTGGATCCGCTCTACCTGGCTAAGGTGCAGTGGCTAACTGGCGATAAAGACGAGCAGGACAAGGCTGAGAAATCAATCCGCAAGGAAGTGAAATCCAACGAAAACGAAGTTCATCCACTTGCGATCCTTGTCGAGACCTTGTGGCAGTCGGGAAAGAAGAAAGAGGCACGCGAGGTTTTTGAGGAACTACGAAAACTTTCCGCCGCGATTGATCTCGATGTTCCTGTGTTTGCGCGTCTGACGCCCATCGCCGAAGAACTCGAATACCCAGCGGATTGGCGCGTCGCCGCAACGCCGGCTTTGGACATTGGCAAACGCCCACCGCTCGACTCGCTCGGTCCGTTCCGCTGGCGGCCCTCCCCGTCGCAGGAGTGGGCGCTCAAAGATGCTGAGGGCAAGATTCGTTCCTCAGCTGAATTCAAAGGCCAACCACACATCGTGATCTTTTATCTCGGGTCTGGATGTTTGCACTGCGCCAAACAACTTCAAGCCTTTGCGCCGAAAGTGAGTGATTTCGAAGCCGCCGGCCTGTCGATGGTTGCTATCAGCACTGACGACCAAAAGGGCTTGAAAGTTTCGATTGATAACTACGACAAAAAAGGGATGCCCATTCCGTTGGTCAGTAACTCAGATCTCGACGTATTCAAGGCCTACCGGGTTTATGACGATTTTGAAAATCAACCATTGCATGGGACGTTCATTATCGATGGCGACGGCAAGGTGCTCTGGCAGGACATCAGCTACGAACCGTTCATGGATGCGGAGTTCGTCTTGAAAGAAGCCACACGCCTGCTGGGCAATACCTGGGATGATGAACAGGAAAAGCAGAAAACCGGTGCCGGCAAACAGGCGGCTACATTCCATCCCTCGGGGCACACCACCGATTCGCTCGAGACGGTCCATCAACGACTGGCCGACAAATCGGCCGTTCTGGTTGACGTGCGGGAACAGGGAGAATGGGACGCAGGGCATCTGGAGACCGCGGTGCTGGTGCCGCTTAGCGAACTCAAACGCGATGCAGCCAACCAGAAATTTGCCGAACAGCTGATGAAAACGCTCCCGCTAGGAAAAATCATCTACTGCCATTGCCAGTCCGGTGCAAGGGTTTTAGCCGCTTCGCTCCTCTTCAAGGAGCTGGGCTACGATGTGCGCCCACTCAAAGCTGGCTACGGTCAACTTCTCAAAGCTGGTATTCCCTAA
- a CDS encoding sialidase family protein encodes MKSVRTRQLTTMNSFFWSTGFAVILTFHSLVACAEESVAIEHKIAAIEEDRFHGWPANNGVWQWGDEFLVGFTQGDFELKSGHNIAGRQDSLLARSQDGGMTWQMFDPPGFLDDENPQYLGEGKAKLTQPLDFRHSGFALRIFADGYHGNHDPEGGFFYSNNRGANWNGPYALTGLKDHPEMKDKLLSPRTDYLVQSPGHCIVFISTHVDDPKLKRIACIQTTDGGQTFEFVSWVTPESEEASAIMSQTVQLSDQDFVLAYRKIYRNPGKQDEIETYHSADGCKTWQRLSTIKEMQTHSNPPALLKLTDGRLCCVYGDRHVGEIRGRYSSDRGKTWGPELVIRDDFQALPDDPDSSTGLNTDIGYPRLVQRSDGKLVAIYYWATAENPQQHIAVSIWSP; translated from the coding sequence ATGAAATCAGTTCGCACAAGACAACTCACAACAATGAATAGCTTCTTCTGGTCGACCGGCTTTGCCGTGATTCTCACTTTTCACAGTCTTGTTGCATGTGCTGAAGAATCTGTTGCCATCGAGCACAAGATCGCTGCAATTGAAGAAGATCGCTTTCACGGCTGGCCTGCGAATAACGGTGTGTGGCAATGGGGGGACGAGTTTTTGGTGGGCTTTACGCAAGGTGACTTCGAACTGAAGTCGGGGCACAACATTGCTGGCCGTCAAGACAGCCTGTTGGCCCGCAGTCAAGATGGTGGCATGACGTGGCAGATGTTCGATCCGCCAGGTTTTTTGGATGACGAGAACCCACAATATCTCGGTGAAGGTAAAGCAAAGTTAACGCAGCCGCTCGATTTCCGGCATTCTGGATTTGCGCTGCGAATCTTTGCTGACGGCTACCATGGCAACCACGATCCGGAAGGCGGCTTTTTTTATTCCAACAACCGAGGTGCAAATTGGAACGGCCCCTATGCACTGACAGGATTAAAAGATCATCCGGAGATGAAAGACAAACTTCTTTCACCACGAACCGATTATTTGGTTCAAAGCCCTGGTCATTGCATCGTTTTCATCTCCACGCATGTCGACGATCCGAAACTCAAGAGAATCGCTTGCATTCAGACGACCGACGGTGGACAGACATTCGAATTTGTCTCATGGGTGACGCCCGAGTCTGAGGAGGCGAGTGCGATCATGAGCCAAACGGTTCAGCTGTCCGACCAGGACTTTGTGTTGGCCTATCGAAAAATCTATCGCAATCCCGGCAAACAGGATGAAATCGAAACTTACCACTCTGCGGACGGGTGTAAGACTTGGCAGCGCCTCAGCACGATTAAGGAAATGCAGACGCATTCCAATCCGCCTGCCTTATTGAAATTGACCGATGGCAGGCTTTGCTGTGTTTATGGAGATCGCCACGTTGGTGAGATTCGCGGGAGATATAGCAGTGATCGCGGCAAGACCTGGGGCCCGGAATTGGTGATTCGCGATGATTTCCAGGCTTTGCCGGACGATCCTGACTCCAGCACTGGCCTCAATACGGACATCGGTTATCCCCGCTTGGTGCAGAGATCGGATGGCAAGCTTGTCGCCATTTATTACTGGGCCACTGCTGAAAACCCGCAACAGCATATTGCTGTTTCCATCTGGAGTCCGTAA
- a CDS encoding PSD1 and planctomycete cytochrome C domain-containing protein, protein MAMSLAILVSVGTAVLSADETPQKVNRPNAEQIRFFEKTIRPLLAKYCYECHGADVQESELRLDTLAGILTGGNAGASINPGKPKQSLLITAIGYRDNELQMPPDEKLSDRQIADLTRWVEMGAPHPDSGTVKVASRATLDIAKGRTHWAFQTPSKPNVPRGGPAESIENPIDAFVSEALAKKGLKPLGPADKRTLIRRATFDLIGLPPTPAEIDAFLADESDEAFRRVVDRLLDSPHYGERWGRHWLDIARYADSNGLDENVAHGNAWRYRDYVVQSLNNDKPYDEFVVEQLAGDQLDSGSDVSRRNDRLIATGFLALGPKVLAEVDESKMEMDIVDEQIDTIGRSLMGLTLGCARCHDHKFDPIGQDDYYGLAGIFKSTRTMESFKKVAKWQENLIALPEELARKEKHEQRISEKKSQIEDRIAKAKDKLAPPTGETVPQDLEKRFPQETQDELKKLRDDLKSLEKSVPVLPTAMGVVDGDIADAAVHLRGSHLTLGDVVPRHFPRVLCSDTPPSLPSNSSGRLEYAHWLTTPDHPLTARVMVNRIWRWHFGKGLVSTVDNFGLQGQPPTHPKLLDWLAVRFVEEDWSIKAMHRLIMLSAAYQRSSGFDSHRAAVDPDNLLYWRFDVRRLEAETIRDALLATSGTLDRTLGGNLLAVKNRDYLFDHTSQDKSNYDIRRRSIYVPVIRNHLYDVFQLFDYTDASVLNGNRNTSTIAPQALFLMNSQLAIDLTTAMADRLLDADGTRKERVTQLFLEAYGRPPTEDELTRADLFLTQFMELTAQEKSSQDNVGGTQQAWQALCQSVISSSEFIYVR, encoded by the coding sequence ATGGCGATGTCCCTGGCGATCCTGGTTTCTGTCGGCACTGCAGTGTTGTCGGCGGACGAGACCCCGCAAAAAGTCAATCGCCCCAATGCCGAGCAAATTCGATTCTTTGAGAAGACGATCCGGCCACTCTTGGCGAAATATTGTTACGAATGCCACGGAGCTGACGTGCAGGAATCCGAGTTGCGCCTCGATACGCTGGCGGGAATACTGACCGGCGGTAATGCGGGTGCCTCGATTAATCCAGGGAAACCTAAGCAAAGCCTGCTTATAACCGCGATAGGCTACCGCGACAATGAACTACAAATGCCACCTGATGAGAAGCTATCCGATCGTCAGATTGCGGATTTGACGCGCTGGGTCGAAATGGGGGCTCCGCATCCGGATAGTGGCACAGTTAAAGTCGCCTCACGTGCTACCTTGGACATTGCCAAGGGACGTACACACTGGGCGTTTCAAACCCCTTCGAAACCAAACGTTCCACGCGGCGGTCCTGCTGAATCCATTGAGAATCCGATTGATGCGTTTGTCAGCGAAGCTCTAGCGAAGAAAGGACTCAAACCGCTCGGTCCCGCCGACAAACGGACTTTGATCCGGCGTGCGACTTTCGACCTCATTGGCCTCCCGCCCACGCCCGCAGAGATCGACGCCTTTTTGGCCGACGAGTCGGACGAAGCGTTTCGCCGTGTGGTGGATCGGTTGCTTGATTCGCCACACTACGGCGAGCGGTGGGGGCGTCACTGGCTCGATATTGCCCGCTATGCCGATTCGAATGGGCTCGACGAAAATGTCGCCCACGGGAACGCATGGCGGTATCGCGATTATGTCGTCCAGTCATTGAATAACGACAAACCGTACGACGAGTTTGTGGTTGAACAACTTGCCGGCGATCAACTTGACTCCGGATCGGACGTTTCGCGCCGAAACGACCGACTGATCGCTACCGGTTTTCTCGCGCTCGGCCCGAAAGTGCTCGCGGAAGTCGACGAATCGAAAATGGAAATGGATATTGTCGACGAACAAATTGACACCATTGGCCGCAGCTTGATGGGGCTGACACTCGGCTGTGCGCGCTGCCATGACCACAAGTTCGATCCGATCGGGCAGGACGACTATTACGGGCTGGCGGGAATCTTTAAGAGCACCCGTACCATGGAGAGTTTCAAAAAAGTCGCCAAGTGGCAAGAGAATCTAATTGCGCTGCCAGAGGAATTGGCCCGTAAGGAGAAACACGAGCAACGAATTTCTGAGAAAAAATCGCAGATCGAAGATCGGATCGCGAAGGCGAAAGACAAGTTGGCTCCTCCCACGGGAGAGACAGTCCCGCAAGACTTGGAGAAACGTTTTCCACAGGAAACGCAAGACGAATTGAAGAAGCTGCGGGACGATCTCAAGAGCCTTGAGAAATCGGTGCCTGTCTTGCCCACCGCCATGGGAGTCGTTGATGGGGACATTGCAGATGCTGCGGTGCACCTGCGTGGGAGCCATCTCACTTTGGGCGATGTCGTTCCCCGTCACTTTCCCAGAGTTCTGTGCAGTGACACCCCACCGAGCTTGCCGAGCAACAGTAGCGGTCGCCTGGAATATGCCCATTGGTTGACGACCCCAGATCACCCGTTAACGGCTCGCGTGATGGTCAATCGCATCTGGCGGTGGCATTTTGGCAAGGGGCTGGTGTCGACTGTTGATAACTTTGGGCTGCAAGGGCAACCACCGACGCACCCGAAACTCTTGGATTGGCTCGCCGTTCGCTTCGTTGAAGAAGACTGGTCGATCAAAGCAATGCATCGTCTCATCATGCTGTCTGCTGCGTATCAGAGGAGCAGTGGCTTCGATTCGCATCGTGCCGCAGTCGATCCGGACAATCTTCTTTATTGGCGGTTTGATGTCCGTCGGCTCGAAGCCGAGACGATCCGCGACGCGCTGTTGGCCACCAGCGGGACACTCGATCGCACGCTCGGTGGAAACTTGCTTGCCGTCAAGAACCGCGATTACCTGTTCGATCACACCTCGCAAGACAAGTCGAACTATGACATACGGCGGCGCTCGATCTATGTGCCTGTGATTCGCAATCACTTGTACGACGTGTTTCAACTCTTTGACTATACGGACGCCAGCGTACTCAACGGCAATCGTAACACCAGTACGATCGCCCCACAGGCGCTGTTTCTGATGAATTCCCAACTAGCCATCGATCTCACGACCGCTATGGCCGACCGATTGTTGGATGCCGACGGAACCCGCAAGGAACGCGTCACACAACTATTTTTGGAAGCCTATGGGCGTCCGCCAACAGAGGATGAGTTAACTCGTGCTGATCTTTTCCTGACGCAATTTATGGAATTGACGGCACAAGAAAAGTCTTCGCAAGACAATGTCGGCGGGACACAACAGGCATGGCAGGCCTTGTGCCAGTCGGTCATTTCATCCAGTGAGTTTATCTACGTACGTTAA
- a CDS encoding DUF1501 domain-containing protein → MTISRRQLLQQCSAGFGSLALASLLADEALAAPPVSQDSAGTHLPHFPAKAKRVIFLFMKGGPSHMDTFDYKPQLQKDDHKQLPFDKPRVQFAPTGELLASPWKFKRYGESGIAVSELFPHVAQCVDDLCIINSMHGTNPAHGGASLKLHTGSDSFVRPSMGSWVTYGLGTENQNLPGFITICPTLAHGGTKNWSSAFLPANYSGTPLGNASQSSEQARVKYIRNAQLSRNSQRLQLDLIQSFNNKFLDTTGPDLALEARIKSFELAFRMQTEMPEALELSQESRATHAYYGTDDPVTADFARQCLMARRFAERGVRFVQVTHSNSEVQWDQHGDLRKGHVQNAAEVDKPIAGLLRDLKSRGLLDDTLVLWGGEFGRTPTCQGKGHDGRDHNPEGFTMWLAGGGVRSGIQYGATDDYGYYAAVDKVHIHDLHATLLHLLGLDHLRLTHRHAGRDFRLTDVAGEVVQGIIA, encoded by the coding sequence ATGACGATTTCACGACGACAACTTCTCCAACAATGCAGTGCCGGATTCGGATCACTCGCGTTGGCCTCTCTGTTGGCCGATGAAGCTCTGGCAGCGCCGCCCGTTTCACAGGATTCTGCCGGGACCCACCTGCCCCACTTTCCTGCGAAGGCGAAGCGTGTCATCTTTTTGTTCATGAAGGGCGGCCCGTCGCACATGGACACATTTGATTACAAACCACAACTCCAAAAAGACGACCATAAACAACTGCCATTCGACAAGCCGCGCGTCCAGTTCGCTCCCACCGGCGAATTGCTTGCTTCGCCTTGGAAATTCAAGCGCTACGGCGAAAGCGGCATCGCTGTGAGCGAGTTGTTTCCCCATGTCGCACAGTGCGTCGATGACCTGTGCATCATCAACTCCATGCACGGCACAAACCCGGCGCATGGGGGAGCCAGCCTGAAACTCCATACCGGCAGCGACTCCTTCGTCCGTCCCAGCATGGGCTCCTGGGTGACGTATGGTTTGGGAACAGAGAACCAGAACCTCCCTGGCTTCATCACCATTTGTCCGACATTGGCTCACGGTGGGACCAAGAACTGGAGTTCAGCATTTCTGCCTGCCAACTATTCCGGAACGCCGTTGGGAAATGCGAGTCAATCCTCGGAACAAGCGCGCGTCAAATATATCCGCAACGCGCAGCTCAGCCGCAATTCGCAACGACTTCAACTCGACCTGATCCAATCCTTCAACAACAAATTCCTCGACACAACGGGACCGGATCTTGCTCTAGAGGCCCGGATCAAATCGTTTGAATTGGCGTTTCGCATGCAGACCGAGATGCCCGAAGCGTTAGAACTGTCGCAGGAGAGCCGCGCGACACATGCATACTACGGCACCGATGATCCGGTCACGGCGGATTTCGCTCGACAATGTCTGATGGCGCGGCGGTTCGCCGAACGGGGGGTCCGGTTTGTGCAGGTGACTCACAGCAATTCCGAGGTCCAATGGGACCAACATGGTGATCTTCGCAAAGGCCACGTCCAGAATGCCGCCGAGGTCGACAAGCCGATCGCAGGTCTGCTCCGCGACCTAAAATCACGCGGTCTGCTGGACGACACACTGGTGCTTTGGGGCGGCGAGTTTGGTCGCACGCCAACCTGTCAGGGCAAAGGTCACGATGGCCGGGATCACAATCCAGAAGGATTTACGATGTGGCTGGCCGGCGGCGGAGTCCGCAGTGGAATCCAATACGGGGCGACCGACGATTATGGCTACTACGCGGCGGTCGACAAGGTGCACATCCACGACTTACACGCCACACTGCTGCACTTATTGGGTCTCGATCACCTGCGACTCACCCACCGTCACGCCGGCCGCGACTTCCGCCTGACCGATGTCGCCGGGGAGGTCGTCCAGGGAATCATCGCGTAG
- a CDS encoding DUF6790 family protein, with product MDQLIGFILGNFTLTFLVIGVICSLILLAIKPKPLKSPIVNEAFFSYFLLFSIGVSFTYNFVMHVFFADMAAAFIGWKNSPFQYEVGFASLGFGIVGLLAFRQKLGFRTAAVLGPTCFQWGAAGGHVYQMVTAHNFAPGNAGIMFWSDVFLPVIGFLLLFNQYRYEMRAG from the coding sequence ATGGACCAGTTGATCGGATTCATCCTTGGTAATTTCACGCTGACCTTTCTGGTTATAGGTGTGATTTGTTCGCTGATTTTGCTGGCAATCAAGCCCAAGCCGCTCAAGAGCCCAATCGTCAACGAGGCGTTTTTCTCCTACTTTTTACTGTTCAGCATTGGTGTCAGTTTTACCTACAACTTTGTGATGCACGTCTTCTTTGCGGACATGGCGGCTGCGTTTATTGGCTGGAAGAACAGCCCGTTTCAGTATGAAGTCGGCTTTGCCAGTCTGGGATTCGGAATCGTGGGACTGCTGGCATTTCGACAGAAACTCGGTTTCCGGACTGCGGCAGTCTTGGGACCGACCTGTTTTCAGTGGGGCGCTGCCGGCGGACACGTTTACCAAATGGTCACGGCGCACAATTTCGCCCCGGGAAATGCAGGGATTATGTTCTGGTCCGACGTCTTCCTGCCGGTCATCGGCTTCCTGCTGCTGTTCAACCAATACCGGTATGAGATGCGCGCAGGGTGA
- a CDS encoding SOS response-associated peptidase: protein MCHRFQAKLRLKALVEEFALTQQETLPFPTGDRFPGSDVVAIHLDPDQERQLKLLNWGLLPRWWKPSAKFHSPQSFQRMTFNSRSETIHEKPSFRDAFKQRRALIPVTAFYEGGHFFGLKDHELFALAGLWESWQLGEDKLETCTVVTTAANPLVEQYHPRKRMPVILTGEESYSRWLDPDVKERGQLEDLFVPFDEQLMTCVAESDTVA, encoded by the coding sequence ATGTGCCATCGATTCCAAGCCAAACTGCGATTAAAAGCTCTTGTGGAGGAGTTTGCCCTCACACAACAGGAGACCCTGCCGTTCCCAACGGGAGATCGCTTTCCAGGAAGCGATGTTGTGGCGATCCATCTGGATCCTGACCAGGAACGCCAGTTAAAACTCCTCAACTGGGGACTGCTGCCGCGCTGGTGGAAGCCCTCTGCTAAGTTTCATTCTCCGCAATCATTTCAACGCATGACGTTCAATAGTCGCAGTGAAACGATTCACGAGAAGCCATCCTTCCGCGATGCGTTTAAGCAGCGGCGGGCCTTGATTCCCGTGACTGCTTTTTATGAAGGCGGACACTTCTTCGGCCTCAAAGATCATGAGCTGTTTGCTCTGGCGGGCCTGTGGGAATCTTGGCAACTCGGCGAAGACAAACTGGAGACCTGCACCGTGGTCACCACAGCAGCAAATCCGCTTGTTGAACAGTACCATCCTCGCAAACGGATGCCGGTGATACTCACGGGAGAGGAATCCTACTCTCGCTGGCTCGATCCCGATGTGAAGGAACGGGGCCAGTTGGAGGATTTGTTTGTCCCCTTCGATGAACAGCTCATGACGTGCGTCGCCGAGTCAGATACCGTCGCCTAA
- a CDS encoding DNA polymerase Y family protein, with protein sequence MKTNELIGHVDSDCFYVSAERVRHEHLRHIPVGVLGNQGACVIAKSYELKARGVKTGMPIWDAAPLCPDAVFVKRDFRWYEVLSRKLLGVIRSVSPQVEYYSIDEMFFDASALREPAESLQQRILQEVGIPVSIGISRSRTLAKLMSDVRKPFGCCTITDKEEIENFIHLQPVEELCGIGYRSTRKLHQHGIRTCWQFTQANRHFIRKLLTIKGEALWWELQGEAVIPILTERKKHKAIARGGSIGRPSTDRERLWAWTVRDAERLIEELDFHRVLVGELVMKLSYKTAGDWSRSVRFASPTGDFDKLLEAAHHLHLVACLELQGQAITHIDLVAERLCERGAEQRSLFEADEGNASIAQLKRATNEKLGRFALRSAATLPLTDIYNDEAFNYDVCDIRDKTCF encoded by the coding sequence ATGAAAACCAATGAATTAATCGGCCACGTCGATTCGGATTGCTTTTATGTCTCGGCAGAGCGTGTCCGCCATGAGCACCTGCGGCACATTCCGGTGGGCGTGCTGGGGAACCAGGGCGCCTGTGTGATTGCCAAATCTTACGAGCTGAAAGCCCGTGGCGTGAAGACCGGCATGCCGATTTGGGATGCTGCGCCGCTCTGTCCCGACGCAGTGTTCGTCAAACGTGACTTTCGTTGGTACGAGGTGCTCTCGCGCAAACTGCTGGGTGTCATCCGCAGCGTGAGTCCACAGGTCGAATATTACTCGATCGACGAAATGTTTTTTGATGCGTCGGCGCTTCGCGAGCCGGCGGAAAGTTTGCAGCAACGCATCCTCCAGGAGGTCGGCATTCCGGTGAGCATTGGCATCTCACGGTCGCGCACCTTAGCCAAGCTGATGAGCGATGTGCGTAAGCCGTTTGGATGCTGCACGATCACCGACAAGGAAGAAATCGAGAATTTCATCCATCTGCAACCGGTCGAAGAACTGTGCGGCATCGGATATCGCAGCACGCGTAAGCTGCACCAACACGGCATCCGGACTTGCTGGCAATTCACGCAAGCCAACCGGCATTTCATTCGCAAGTTGCTCACGATCAAGGGCGAAGCCTTGTGGTGGGAACTTCAAGGAGAAGCTGTGATTCCGATCTTAACGGAGCGAAAAAAGCACAAGGCCATCGCGCGGGGAGGCAGCATTGGACGGCCGTCGACCGACAGGGAGCGGTTGTGGGCCTGGACCGTTCGCGATGCGGAAAGGCTGATTGAAGAACTCGACTTTCACCGCGTGTTGGTGGGCGAGTTGGTGATGAAGCTCTCCTACAAGACAGCGGGAGATTGGTCGCGGTCGGTGCGGTTTGCATCTCCGACCGGCGACTTTGACAAGCTGCTTGAGGCGGCTCACCACCTGCATCTTGTTGCTTGCTTAGAGCTCCAAGGACAGGCGATCACACACATTGACCTGGTTGCTGAACGGCTTTGTGAGCGGGGTGCCGAACAGCGCAGTTTGTTTGAGGCGGACGAAGGCAACGCCAGCATCGCGCAGCTGAAGCGTGCAACCAACGAGAAGCTCGGCCGCTTCGCACTGAGAAGCGCCGCTACATTGCCGCTCACAGATATCTACAACGACGAGGCTTTTAACTACGACGTTTGCGACATACGCGACAAGACGTGCTTTTGA
- a CDS encoding RNA polymerase sigma factor produces the protein MADDESIALLARWEQGDEQAADEIFERYLLRLTALARSRLSNEIQTVVDPEDVVQSAYRTFFCNAGQRSYTLNRGGDLWRLLAAITVHKVLRQVEFHQAQKRSIGAVRSIGGSSWSIRPEIIARDPSPDEALAIAEELEDLMRQLRPKYQVILELRLKGESVEDIAAATGRTTRTVQRVMKGIRKDLEMRLFEDSSLGARQEVTEA, from the coding sequence ATGGCCGATGACGAATCAATTGCTTTACTCGCTCGCTGGGAGCAAGGTGATGAACAAGCGGCCGATGAAATCTTTGAGCGGTATTTACTGCGATTGACAGCCCTGGCGCGGTCCCGGTTGTCCAACGAGATTCAAACCGTCGTCGATCCGGAGGACGTAGTACAATCTGCTTATCGCACTTTCTTTTGCAATGCGGGCCAAAGAAGCTACACGCTCAATCGAGGCGGCGATTTGTGGCGGTTGCTAGCCGCTATTACAGTTCACAAAGTGCTCCGTCAGGTGGAGTTTCACCAGGCACAAAAACGGTCGATCGGAGCTGTGCGAAGCATTGGCGGTTCCAGCTGGAGTATTCGGCCCGAGATCATTGCCCGCGATCCTTCGCCGGATGAGGCGTTGGCCATCGCCGAAGAGCTTGAGGACCTGATGCGGCAGTTGAGGCCTAAGTATCAAGTCATTCTTGAGTTGCGGCTGAAAGGGGAATCGGTGGAAGACATTGCCGCCGCAACCGGTCGCACAACACGCACGGTCCAGCGCGTGATGAAGGGTATCCGCAAGGACCTCGAAATGCGGCTATTTGAGGATTCATCGCTTGGTGCTCGTCAGGAAGTAACTGAGGCATAG